Within the Salinibacterium sp. TMP30 genome, the region AAGTCTCGCGAGACTGTGTGGTAGATGTCGCTCTGCGCTGGGGTACCGGCTACGAAACGATTGTCAAAAGTTTTGTTAACATCATCGCAACGCCCAAGGGGGGAACTCACTTGGCCGGCTTCGAGCAGAGCCTTCTCAAATTTTTGCGTTCGGAGACAGAGAAGAACGCGCGTCGGTTGAAGCTTGGCAATGACAAGCTCGACAAAGACGATGTGCTTGCTGGACTCACCGTCGTTCTAACCGTGCGCTTGCCCGAACCGCAGTTTGAGGGTCAGACTAAGGAAATCTTGGGAACGCCAGCAGTTCGTGCGATCGTCGCGAAAGTCATTGGGGCAGCTCTCGCCGAAAAGTTTTCGTCAACGAAACGGGACGACAAGGCACAGTCTTCGCTAGTGCTCGACAAGGTTGTTGCCGAAATGAAGTCGCGCATTTCTGCCCGCGCACACAAAGAGACCCAGCGCCGCAAAAACGCACTAGAGAGTTCGAGTTTGCCGGCAAAACTCGTGGATTGCCGCTCCAACGATGTCGCAAACAGTGAGCTGTTCATTGTGGAAGGTGATTCAGCGCTCGGAACAGCAAAACTGGGTCGCGATAGCGAATACCAAGCCCTTTTGCCCATTCGAGGCAAGATCCTCAACGTTCAAAAAGCATCCATTAGTGACATGCTGTCGAACGCTGAATGCGCGTCGATCATTCAAGTGATTGGGGCGGGTTCAGGGCGAAGCTTCGACCTCTCGACTGCTCGCTACGGCAAAGTCATCATCATGGCCGATGCCGACGTTGACGGCGCCCACATTCGCACCCTATTGCTCACTCTTTTCTTCCGCTACATGCCTGACATGATCCGGGATGGTCGCGTGTACGCGGCAGTTCCGCCACTGCATCGGGTCGTTGTAATGAACCCCGGTTCGAAGCCGAACGAGACGATCTACACCTATTCCGAGAAGGAACTCAACGCAGTTCTGACCGGACTCAAGAAGTCAGGCAAGCGCTACCAGGATCCTATTCAGCGTTACAAGGGTCTGGGTGAGATGGACGCCGACCAGTTGGCGATCACCACCATGGACCGCAATAACCGAGTGCTTCGCCGCGTGAATATTTCCGATGCCGAACAGGCCGGATTAGTCTTCGAACTGCTCATGGGCAACGAGGTCGCCCCGCGCAAGGAATTCATCATTCAGGGGCAGGGCCTCGACCGCGACCGTATCGACATCTAGGGGCTCGGTTGAGTTGCACCGCAGCTATGGGGTAGTCCCTATTGAGCCGATCACGCTGTCGAGAGGGGCTCCAGAGGCATCACGTTTACCTAGTTCGGTCGGTAGTTGGCGAACGACGCCATCGGGCGCTACAGCGGTTGCAGGAGCCGCTCCGACCCAACCCAGAGTCAGCACGTCTTCGCCCTTGAGCAGTGAGTGTGCACGCACACCACCGGTGCCGCGGCCCTTTGCTGGGAACTGATCGAATTCGCTGACCTTTGCCCGCCCAGGATCGGTGCCGGCAATTGTCCCGCTCGAACCAGAAACTGTGACCGCGACCGTATCTGAGCCAGGGGCGACGGAGTCGAAGAAGATCACACTGGCACCGGCATCCATTCGAATGCCGGCCATTCCGCCGGCGCTGAGTCCTTGAGGGCGTACAGACGATGCGACAAAGTGAAGCAATTGGGCATTTGACGTAATGAATGTCAGCTCATCGCCGTCGCTGCTGTGTGCTGCACCCACTAATTCGTCGCCGTTCTTGAGAGCAATGACCTCAAAGTCAGGCCGCGACGGCCATGAGCCAGGAGTGACCCGCTTCACAGTGCCCTGTCGTGTTCCCAAGGCGATCGGTTGATCGCTTTCGAGGGAGACAAGCGCCAATACTTTTTCTTTACTATCGATCGCCAAGTACTCGTTGATCTTCGCGCCAGCGCCTAACTGCACAGAGCTTGATGGCACGTTTGGAAGCTCCATTGCCGTAAACCGGATGAGGCGGCCGCGATTGGTTATCGCTCCGACTTCGGTGCGGCTGGTCGTTGTCACGCGCGAACGAATCGCGTCATGCTTTGACCGACGCGGGGCGGCAAGTACGGTCTCACCCTCGGCGATGCCGACACGGATTACACGGCCCGTGGTAGAAAGCAATATCACACACGGCTCATCAACAATCTCGAGGACGGGCAAGTTCTTTCGTGCAGCCGAACGTGATGTTGTTGCGAGGGATGCCGGTGCCTCTGTCAGCAGGGTGCGACGCGGCGTTCCGAATTTCTCGGCAACGTCTTCGAGCTCATCAGACACGAGAGCTCGAATCAGTGTGTCGTCGGCGAGTAATGCTTCGAGACGTGCGATCTCTGCGCGCAACTTGTCGGCCTCGGCTTCAAGCTCAATTCTGCTGAACTTGGTCAGGCGGCGCAGTCGGAGTTCAAGAATGTACTCGGCCTGAAGTTCGCTCAGGTCAAAAACGTCGCGCAGTCGAGTGCGCGCCTGATCGCTGTCGTCGCTCTGGCGAATAACTTGGATGACTTCATCGATGTCGACAATAGCGACGAGCAGTCCTTCAACCAGGTGCAACCGCTCGCGGTGCTTCATCAGACGGAATGTGCTTCGCCGCGTAACGACCTGGAGCCGATGCTTGAGGAACACTTCCAGCAGTGACTTAAGGCCGAGCGTCTGGGGACGACCATCGACGAGGGTGACCGCGTTGATACTGAAATTATCTTCTAGGGGAGTGAGTCGATAGAGCTGCTCGAGTACGGCATCCGGGCTGAAGCCGGTTTTGATTCCGATGACGAGTCTCAAGCCGTGGTTGCGGTCGGTGAGATCAGTGACGTCAGAGATGCCAACAATCTTCTTCGCGTTAACACCATCTTTAATCTTCTCGATGACGCGCTCGGGACCAACCAGGTAGGGGAGCTCGGTTACGACGAGACCCATCTTGCGCGCGGTAATGGACTCGACCGACACTTTCGCTCGCGTCTTGAATGCGCCGCGACCGTTTGCGTAGGCGTCTTTGACTCCGGCAAGGCCAATGATCTTGCCCCCGGTCGGAAGGTCGGGGCCGGGAACGAACTGCATGAGTTCTTCGAGTGAGGCGTCAGGATTCGATAGCAAGTGCCGTGCGGCGCCGACTACCTCAATGAGGTTGTGCGGTGCCATATTTGTGGCCATTCCGACGGCAATTCCGCTTGCTCCATTGACGAGCAAGTTGGGGAACGCGGCAGGAAGCACCTCAGGCTGAGTGGTCGAATTGTCGTAGTTCGGTACGAAGTCGACAACATCTTCGTCGAGGTTATCTGTCATCGCGATCGCTGACGCCTGCAAGCGCGCCTCGGTATAGCGCGGGGCAGCCGGCCCGTC harbors:
- a CDS encoding DNA topoisomerase IV subunit A produces the protein MATPTKPTPDSPAGERIEDIDVTTEMQGSFLEYAYSVIYSRALPDARDGLKPVQRRILYQMSEMGLRPERGHVKSSRVVGDVMGKLHPHGDASIYDAMVRLTQSFILRVPLIDGHGNFGSLDDGPAAPRYTEARLQASAIAMTDNLDEDVVDFVPNYDNSTTQPEVLPAAFPNLLVNGASGIAVGMATNMAPHNLIEVVGAARHLLSNPDASLEELMQFVPGPDLPTGGKIIGLAGVKDAYANGRGAFKTRAKVSVESITARKMGLVVTELPYLVGPERVIEKIKDGVNAKKIVGISDVTDLTDRNHGLRLVIGIKTGFSPDAVLEQLYRLTPLEDNFSINAVTLVDGRPQTLGLKSLLEVFLKHRLQVVTRRSTFRLMKHRERLHLVEGLLVAIVDIDEVIQVIRQSDDSDQARTRLRDVFDLSELQAEYILELRLRRLTKFSRIELEAEADKLRAEIARLEALLADDTLIRALVSDELEDVAEKFGTPRRTLLTEAPASLATTSRSAARKNLPVLEIVDEPCVILLSTTGRVIRVGIAEGETVLAAPRRSKHDAIRSRVTTTSRTEVGAITNRGRLIRFTAMELPNVPSSSVQLGAGAKINEYLAIDSKEKVLALVSLESDQPIALGTRQGTVKRVTPGSWPSRPDFEVIALKNGDELVGAAHSSDGDELTFITSNAQLLHFVASSVRPQGLSAGGMAGIRMDAGASVIFFDSVAPGSDTVAVTVSGSSGTIAGTDPGRAKVSEFDQFPAKGRGTGGVRAHSLLKGEDVLTLGWVGAAPATAVAPDGVVRQLPTELGKRDASGAPLDSVIGSIGTTP
- a CDS encoding DNA topoisomerase IV subunit B, which gives rise to MASSDYSARHLSVLEGLEAVRKRPGMYIGSTDSRGLMHCLWEIIDNSVDEALDGHGSEISVILHADESVEVRDQARGIPVDIEPKTGLSGVEVVFTKLHAGGKFGSGSYAASGGLHGVGASVVNALSERLDVEVDRDGKTWAMSFHRGEPGTFADTGEPTPDAPFTPFVSGSELRVVGKVPKARTGTRVRYWADRQIFTKGAAFQSDGLIDRLRQTAFLVPNLTLNVSDERGDEPRRESFAFEGGISEFVEHLAIDPPITDTWRLTGAGGFTESVPVLQENGHMVSTEVSRDCVVDVALRWGTGYETIVKSFVNIIATPKGGTHLAGFEQSLLKFLRSETEKNARRLKLGNDKLDKDDVLAGLTVVLTVRLPEPQFEGQTKEILGTPAVRAIVAKVIGAALAEKFSSTKRDDKAQSSLVLDKVVAEMKSRISARAHKETQRRKNALESSSLPAKLVDCRSNDVANSELFIVEGDSALGTAKLGRDSEYQALLPIRGKILNVQKASISDMLSNAECASIIQVIGAGSGRSFDLSTARYGKVIIMADADVDGAHIRTLLLTLFFRYMPDMIRDGRVYAAVPPLHRVVVMNPGSKPNETIYTYSEKELNAVLTGLKKSGKRYQDPIQRYKGLGEMDADQLAITTMDRNNRVLRRVNISDAEQAGLVFELLMGNEVAPRKEFIIQGQGLDRDRIDI